In the genome of Bacteroides mediterraneensis, the window AAACTATACTTTGGAAAAGTTGTTTGAGGATATAAATCTGTTTCCGGATATGAAAACTGATGACACTTCACCTTTGCTTTTTATTCATAGAAGTATGTCTGAAGGTGAAATCTATTATGTTTCAAATCAATCGGAGGAAAAATTAAAAACTAGTCCTGTATTTAGAGTAAAAGGTTTGAAACCGGAATTATGGAATCCGTTGACTTCCGAAATAAGAACCTTGCCTGAATATTCTGAGACAGATTGTGGAATATCTGTTCCATTGACATTTGAACCATTGGAGAGCTTCTTTATAATATTCAGAAAAGAAACTAAAGATGCTTTAAGTAATGAAAATTTTCCAAGTCATAATGAAATAGCTAACATACGTGGTCCATGGAAAATCAGTTTTGAAAGTGGTAGAGGAGCTCCTGAAGTACCGATAGTTATGGATAGTCTGGTGGATTTGTCTGTTTATCCGGATAAAAGAGTAAATTATTTCTCCGGTATATCTACTTATTCAACATCTTTTGAATTCGAATCAGATGTCAATAAAAAGCCTTTGTATCTTGATTTGGGAAAAGTTATGGTAATGGCTAAGGTCAAGATAAACGGGAAGTATGTAGGTGGAGTATGGACAGATCCGTATGTTTTGCCTGTCTCTGATTATATTGTTAAAGGTAAGAATGATTTGGAAATAGAGGTTGTCAACACATGGATGAACAGGCTGATAGGAGACTTGTCTTTGCCGGAAGAAAAACGTATAGGTTGGACTGTTATGATGACTTGGAGCAAAGATACTCCACTTCAGTCATCAGGACTATTGGGCCCTGTAAGATTGTTTTCGTACTAAAATGTCATCCTGCTTAATTTAAATTAGAAATCAGATGAAAACTATTACTTTAATATTTCTTTTTATAGCATCTTTCGTCAATGTTCTCTCTAATACCAGAGATCCAAGGGTTAGAGAGTATATTACTCCTAAAAGAATTGTATGGGTATCTAATGAGCAAAATATCAAAAACAGTCAGGTTCTTTTATTGGATGGAAAGGGTCAGTCCGATTTATTGGATAATAATGTGTGCAATATGATATCTAAAGACGGGGAGTGTGCGTCTGTTCTATTGGACTTTGGAAAGGAAATTCAAGGCGGTATTCAGATTGTGACAGGACAATCCAAAGGTCCGGTAAATGTACGTATCCGTTTTGGTGAAAGCGTAGGTGAAGCCATGAGCGAATTGGGAAATAAGAGATCTTCAAATGCCCATGCTATAAGAGATTTCAAGACAGTGCTTCCTAATTTGGGGGTAGCTGAATTGGGAAACTCAGGTTTTAGATTTGTCAGGATTGATTTGCTCGGTAATAATGTTGATTTCCATTTAAAGGAAGTCAGGGCTATTTCTGTATTTAGGGATATACCTTATAAAGGAACATTCAGATGTAGTGATAAGCGTTTGGATGAAATATGGAAAACAGGCGCATATACCGTACATCTTAATATGCAGGAGTATCTTTGGGACGGTATAAAGCGTGACAGACTGGTTTGGGTTGGCGATATGCACCCGGAGGTAATGACTATCAATACAGTTTTCGGGTATAATGAGGTGGTACCTAAAAGTCTTGATATGATAAGGGATCTGACCAAACTGCCTTCATGGATGAACAGAATCTGTTCTTATTCAATATGGTGGCTGATAATACAGAGAGACTGGTATCTTTATCATGGTGATATAGAGTATCTTCAGAAGCAGAAAGATTATATATTGTCATTGTTGGATTTGCTGATTGATAATGTAGGCGAGGATGGAATAGAAAAACTTAAAGGAGGAAGATTTCTTGACTGGCCTTCCAATAAACATCCAAAAGCAATCAATGCAGGTCTTCAGTCGTTGATGATTATGGCAATGAATGCAGGATACGAATTGTGTATGATATTCAATGAGAAAGAAAAGGCTGAAAAATGCAAGACACTTTCAGATAAAATGTTAGAATCGTCTGATCCTGTTAAACAGGAGTATCTTAATTCAGGCAAAAGAATTACTGATCCCGGCCATAAACAGGGTGCTGCGCTTATGTCTCTTGCCGGTATTATGGATCCGGCAGAAGCCGATAGAAATATTATTTCCGTAGAAGGAGCAAAAGGATTCTCTACATTTTACGGATATTATATGTTGAAAGCTATGGCAAAAGCCGGAAATTATCAAGGTGCTGTTGATATCATTCGTGAATACTGGGGAGGTATGTTGGACTTGGGAGCTACAACATTCTGGGAGGATTTCAATCTGGATTGGATTGAAAATTCATCACGCATAGATGAAATAGTACCTGAAGGGAAGAATGATATACATGGTGATTTCGGTGATTATTGTTATAAGGGGTATCGACATAGTCTGTGTCATGGATGGGCTTCAGGTCCTACTTCCTGGCTAAGTGAATATGTACTAGGTATTAAAGTCCTTGAACCTGGTTGCAAGGTAGT includes:
- a CDS encoding alpha-L-rhamnosidase C-terminal domain-containing protein: MKTITLIFLFIASFVNVLSNTRDPRVREYITPKRIVWVSNEQNIKNSQVLLLDGKGQSDLLDNNVCNMISKDGECASVLLDFGKEIQGGIQIVTGQSKGPVNVRIRFGESVGEAMSELGNKRSSNAHAIRDFKTVLPNLGVAELGNSGFRFVRIDLLGNNVDFHLKEVRAISVFRDIPYKGTFRCSDKRLDEIWKTGAYTVHLNMQEYLWDGIKRDRLVWVGDMHPEVMTINTVFGYNEVVPKSLDMIRDLTKLPSWMNRICSYSIWWLIIQRDWYLYHGDIEYLQKQKDYILSLLDLLIDNVGEDGIEKLKGGRFLDWPSNKHPKAINAGLQSLMIMAMNAGYELCMIFNEKEKAEKCKTLSDKMLESSDPVKQEYLNSGKRITDPGHKQGAALMSLAGIMDPAEADRNIISVEGAKGFSTFYGYYMLKAMAKAGNYQGAVDIIREYWGGMLDLGATTFWEDFNLDWIENSSRIDEIVPEGKNDIHGDFGDYCYKGYRHSLCHGWASGPTSWLSEYVLGIKVLEPGCKVVKIEPHLCDLDWAKGTFPTPYGIISVKHTKANDGTVKTEISAPDEIKVIIDLE